A genome region from candidate division KSB1 bacterium includes the following:
- a CDS encoding DUF433 domain-containing protein has product MKRKEFGKYIVADPAICHGRLTFKGTRIFVKDIVEMVADGMDWDKIIEEWRGSINKDAISEAIKIAGDASNKNQKSILKLHEYHR; this is encoded by the coding sequence TTGAAACGCAAAGAGTTTGGTAAGTATATTGTTGCCGATCCGGCAATATGCCACGGCAGGTTAACTTTTAAAGGTACGAGAATATTTGTGAAAGATATAGTGGAAATGGTCGCCGACGGCATGGATTGGGATAAAATCATCGAAGAGTGGCGCGGGAGTATTAATAAAGACGCTATCTCGGAAGCCATAAAAATTGCTGGTGACGCCTCGAACAAAAATCAGAAAAGTATACTCAAGCTGCATGAATATCATCGATGA